In the Treponema maltophilum ATCC 51939 genome, GAACAGGTTTTCAATCCGTTATAAACTCATTTCAATTTTTGTTGTTTCCATTATAACGCTTGTTTTTTGTATTATTACCATTATCGGTTTTCAAATTCGAAAAACCGATCGGGAGCGATTTCATAAAAATATGCAGCAAGATATCTCATTAATAGAATATGATATCAATTCGTTTTTCGACAATACAAAATATATGTTGCGTATGCTATCCAACCATACAGCCGTACGGAACGTTGATACTTCTCTTAATGAATATATATCAAAGACCGGAATATCCAATATCGATACCATAGAAAAAAGCGCAACGGAAGCAGCCGTGTTTAATTTATTCAAAAATATTCATAAAAGCTATCCGTATTATATGTGTGTTTTTATGGGAACAAAGTGGGGCGGCTACACGTCAACGTGTGATATGGCGCTTCCGGGCGGTTATGATCCGAGAAAACGACCATGGTATGAGGCTGCCTCCCGAACTCCTAAAAAGCCGGTTGTTACGGAAGCCTATCAATCTACGGCGGGCGATACGGTCATCTGCCTTTCACAGGGGGTTTTTTCTTTTCAAAATGAACATATCGGCAATGTCAGTATAGAGGTGTCGTTGGGAACGCTGACCGACATGTTAAAATCGCTGGCAATAGGTAAAACGGGTTATATTATGCTGGTGCAGGGAGACGGGACCATACTTGCCGATCCGAAAAACGATTCTTTTAATTTCAAAAAAATGGAAGATCTAAACGTTCCCGCTTTTACAGAATTTGCAACGGCAAACTCGGGAAGCATGAGTGTAAAAATGGATAATAAAAAATGGTTTGCTGAACTATATACCATTGATAGTTTAAACTGGAAGCTGATAGCACTGATGCAAGAAGATGAGGTTTTTTCGGAATTCTATCGGATATTACGATATATATTGATCATCGGCTTCACACTATTGATAATCTTTTTAATTATCGCTTTTACATTTGTATTGTATATGACAAAAGCACTGGACTCGACCGTTCTTGCCCTTAAAAACATCGCTCAGGGCGAAGGCGACTTGACCGTCCGTTTGCCCGTACGCGGTAACGACGAAATAACCGACCTGTCAAAATACTTCAATAAAACAATCGAAAAGATCGGTACGTCGATTAAAAGTGTAGGAGAAAGCAGTGCCGAAATGACCAACATCGGCTCGGAGCTTGCCAGTAACATGACCGAAACGGCCAGTGCCGTGCACGAAATAAGCGCGAATATCGACGGGGTAAAAAAGCAGGCATTGACGCAGGCGGCAAGCGTTACCGAAACGGCGGCAACGGTCGAAGAGATTGTGCGCACAATCAATCAGCTTAACCGCAGTATCGAAACGCAGGCAACAAGCGTCACGCAGTCTTCGGCCGCTATCGAACAGATGGTTGCAAACATCGGTTCAATCGGACAGACACTCGAAAAAACCGACGAGGCAATCAAAGCACTTGCGGACGCAACCGCCGGCGGAAAAAGTACGGTTGTCGGTGCCAATGCCGTCACGCAAAAGGTTGCCGAAAAAGCGGGCAGCCTTTTGGAAGCCTCGAATGTGATTCAGCATATCGCAAGTCAAACCAATTTGCTTGCGATGAACGCCGCAATCGAAGCGGCTCACGCAGGAGAGGCGGGTAAGGGGTTTGCCGTTGTTGCCGACGAGATTCGAAAACTTGCCGAAGATTCGGCGGAACAGGGCAAAAAAATAACAAACACGCTTAAAACGCTGTCCGGCGAAATTGAAGAGCTGTCGGGTTCTTCAAAAACCGCGGAGGAAAAATTCAACGTTATTTTCAATTTGGCCGAGCAGGTTAAATCGATGAGCGACCGCCTCACCGAAGCGATGCGCGAGCAGGAAAGCGGCGGTAAAGAAGTGCTTGCGGCAATTAAAAGCATCAATACGGTAACGATGGAGGTACAGTCCGGATCGGGAGAAATGCTCAAAGGCGGTGAAGGGGTTGCCGAAGAAATGCGCAAGCTGGATGAACTTACCCGGCTTATTACCGACAGCATGAACGAGATGGCGTCGGGCGCCGTACAAATCAACAATGCCGTGCAGGAAGTAAACGAGATTACACAAAAGAACAAGATGAGTATAGACAACTTAACCCATGAAGTAAACAAGTTTAAAGTGTAGAAAATGGGGATAAAACCGTTTTGACAACGTCTGTTTTTTGTGCTACAGTGCCGGTATGTATGTAACCTGTCTTGATTTGGAAGGGGTACTCGTTCCCGAAATATGGATCGCCTTCGCCGAAAAAACGGGCATAAGTGAACTCCGCCTTACGACGCGCGATATAAGCGACTATGACGTGCTTATGAAAAAGCGGTTGGGGATTTTAAAAGAACATTCTCTCGGCTTAAAAGCGATTCAGGATGTCATCGCTCAAATCGATCCGATGCCCGGCGCAAAAGATTTTCTCGATGCGCTGCGCGAACGCTGTCAAGTGATTATTTTGTCCGACACGTTTACGCAGTTTTCGCTGCCGCTTATGAAAAAACTCGGCATGCCCGCGATTTTTTGCAACGAACTGATTGTCGGACCGGACGGTATGATAAGCGGTTACAAGCTCCGCCAACAAAACGGAAAATATCACGCGGTATGCGCTTTGCAGTCCATCGGTTTTAATACGATCGCTGCGGGCGATTCTTTTAACGACCTTGCGATGATAAAGCAAAGTCAAAAAGGCTTTTTATTCCGCGCTCCCGAACATATTGTATCCGAAAATCCGGCTATTCCCGCTTTTACCGAATACGGCGATTTGCTGAACGAAATCACCCGGGTTTTGGAAACGGAAAATTGAAAACACGCGCTTTCTCGTTGCAAGTGCCGCGGTGAGCCGCAGTGTGCTTCGCCGCGCTCAAAAAAGGCAGGCCGCCGCCCGCGTGGGCGCTCCTAGAAAAGGCCCGATATATGTCCGCCGTTGTCCACGTCTATCGAACAGGCTGCCGGAATTTTGGGAAGGCCGGGCATGCTCATAATGTCGCCGGCATAGGCAACCAAAAAGCCCGCCCCGCTTTTAAGCTGCACGTCCCGAATCGGAAAGGTGTAGTGCGCCGGCGCGCCGATGAGATTTTTGTCGTGGCTTATGGAGTTTTGCGTTTTGGCGACGCAGACCGGAAGGTTTCCGAAGCCCATGTCGGTATATTCGCGCATTTTTTTCAGCGCCGCAGGCGCAATGTCGAGCTTGTCGGCGCGATAAATGTTTAACGCAAGATTTTCAAGTTTTTCGATAAACGAATCTTCCGGCTTGTAAAGCGGTTTAAAGCGGCTTTTTTCCGTTTTGCACAAAGCGACAACCGCTTCGGCAAGTTTTTCGCTGCCGCGTCCTCCCTTTTCCCAGCTTTCGCATACGACCGCTTCAACTTTATATTCCCCGTTTCCTGAAAGATTGCGGCAGGCGCCGCAAAGCGCGTCGAGTTCTTCCTGCGTGTCGGAGGCAAAACGGTTTACCGCAACGATGACCGGTACGCCGAATTTGCGTACATTTTCGACGTGTACTTTCAGATTTTCAAAACCGCGCAAAAGAGCGGGAATGTTGTTTTCGCCGAGTTTTGCTTTGGGAACCCCGCCGTGCATTTTAAGCGCCCGTACCGTTGCAACGACGACCGCCGCGTCGGGGGCGATGTCTGCCGCCGTGCATTTTATGTCCATGAATTTTTCGGCGCCCAAATCGGCGGCAAAGCCGGCTTCGGTTACGGTGTATTCGCTTAAAGCGAGGGCGCACAGCGTCGCGTTTATGCTGTTGCAGCCGTGCGCAATGTTGGCAAAGGGGCCGCCGTGAACAAAGGCGGGCGTTTTTTCGAGCGTTTGAACGAGATTCGGCCGTATCGCATCTTTTAAAAGGGCGGCGGCCGCTCCGCTTATTCCGAGCGATTTCAAATAGACCGCTTCGCCCGTATCCGTTTTACCGACAAAAACGGCGCCGATTTTTTGTTTTAATTCATCTATCGATTTTGAAAGGCAGAGAATCGCCATAATTTCGCTTGCGACGGCAATATCGAAATGTTCTTCACGCGGAACGCCGTTTGCCGTACCGCCCAAACCGATAACGGCGCTGCGCAGCATGCGGTCGTTCAAATCGAGGCACCGCCGCCATGATATACTGCGCGGCTCGATACGCAAAGCGTTTCCCTGCTGAATGTGATTATCGATGAGGGCGGCGATCAAATTGTTTGCGGCAGACACGGCGTGTATGTCGCCCGTAAAGTGAAGGTTTATGTCTTCCATCGGGACGATTTGCGCCCGTCCGCCGCCGCACGCTCCGCCTTTTATGCCGAAGCACGGGCCTAAAGAAGGTTCTCTGAGCGCGAGTACGGCGTTTTTTCCGATTAAACGCAGCGCGTCGGCAAGGCCGATCGAAACGGTTGATTTTCCTTCTCCCGCACTTGTCGGCGTAATGGCCGTCACCAAAATCAGTTTTCCGCGCTTTTCTTTCGGGCGGGACAAAAGCCGGTACATCGTCTCTAAGCCGATTTTCGCCTTATAGTTCCCGTAGAATTCGCAGTCTTGAGCGCTTAAGCCGATTTTTGCGGCAATTTCGGCAACGGGCGCCGGAATGTTTGCCTGCGCGATTTCGATATCCGATAACATAAACCGAAGTATAAATTATAAAGCGTTTTTGTGGAAGTCTGCATGTGCGTTCCCGGTGTGCGGGTAGCGTACTTGTGCAGACTTGCCCTTTCCGTTAGAATAACCGTTATGACAAAAAGTTCTGCCCGGAAAAAAGAGCCGGCTATACGGCCGATCGGTTCTTACGGCGTGTTTCTTCCGTATGTGATTATTCCGTTCCGGTTTAAAAGCGCACAAGTGCTTTTCCGTTTTTTGCGTACCGTTGTGCGCGATTTTTTTTGGCTGCAGTTTTCGGTAAAGTGGCGCTTCAGGAGCATTCCCGTTTTGGACGTGTCGCATCCTTTGGACGATTTGATTCCCTTTACGCCGGGCAAAGTGCAAATCTATTTGAATTTTACCAATTTTTGGATCCGGCCGATGACTTTTTTGTTCCGCCGGCTCGGCGTAAAAAAAGCGCTGCCGTACTGTACCGAATATCTTTCCCTTATCGAAAAGGCGTATTCGGATGCCGCACGGGTGTACCGTTTTTGTATGACGACGACGGAGCGCCCCGATTATAAAGAGGATAAAGCGTTCAGAATGATTCATGCCCTCGATCCGCATTTGCTGTGTGTTCCGAGCCTGCACGTTTCCATCGTTATTCTTGCATCCGTGTATTATGCGGAAGTTTTTAAAAAAGACGACTTTACCGAAGCGGAGCGTCAAGCCTATACGGAGGAACTGCGCGAAGGCGCGCAGCGCATTATCGAAAGCGTGCTGTATGTAAAACAGCACAGTGT is a window encoding:
- a CDS encoding methyl-accepting chemotaxis protein, whose translation is MKNRFSIRYKLISIFVVSIITLVFCIITIIGFQIRKTDRERFHKNMQQDISLIEYDINSFFDNTKYMLRMLSNHTAVRNVDTSLNEYISKTGISNIDTIEKSATEAAVFNLFKNIHKSYPYYMCVFMGTKWGGYTSTCDMALPGGYDPRKRPWYEAASRTPKKPVVTEAYQSTAGDTVICLSQGVFSFQNEHIGNVSIEVSLGTLTDMLKSLAIGKTGYIMLVQGDGTILADPKNDSFNFKKMEDLNVPAFTEFATANSGSMSVKMDNKKWFAELYTIDSLNWKLIALMQEDEVFSEFYRILRYILIIGFTLLIIFLIIAFTFVLYMTKALDSTVLALKNIAQGEGDLTVRLPVRGNDEITDLSKYFNKTIEKIGTSIKSVGESSAEMTNIGSELASNMTETASAVHEISANIDGVKKQALTQAASVTETAATVEEIVRTINQLNRSIETQATSVTQSSAAIEQMVANIGSIGQTLEKTDEAIKALADATAGGKSTVVGANAVTQKVAEKAGSLLEASNVIQHIASQTNLLAMNAAIEAAHAGEAGKGFAVVADEIRKLAEDSAEQGKKITNTLKTLSGEIEELSGSSKTAEEKFNVIFNLAEQVKSMSDRLTEAMREQESGGKEVLAAIKSINTVTMEVQSGSGEMLKGGEGVAEEMRKLDELTRLITDSMNEMASGAVQINNAVQEVNEITQKNKMSIDNLTHEVNKFKV
- the thrH gene encoding bifunctional phosphoserine phosphatase/homoserine phosphotransferase ThrH codes for the protein MYVTCLDLEGVLVPEIWIAFAEKTGISELRLTTRDISDYDVLMKKRLGILKEHSLGLKAIQDVIAQIDPMPGAKDFLDALRERCQVIILSDTFTQFSLPLMKKLGMPAIFCNELIVGPDGMISGYKLRQQNGKYHAVCALQSIGFNTIAAGDSFNDLAMIKQSQKGFLFRAPEHIVSENPAIPAFTEYGDLLNEITRVLETEN
- a CDS encoding formate--tetrahydrofolate ligase — translated: MLSDIEIAQANIPAPVAEIAAKIGLSAQDCEFYGNYKAKIGLETMYRLLSRPKEKRGKLILVTAITPTSAGEGKSTVSIGLADALRLIGKNAVLALREPSLGPCFGIKGGACGGGRAQIVPMEDINLHFTGDIHAVSAANNLIAALIDNHIQQGNALRIEPRSISWRRCLDLNDRMLRSAVIGLGGTANGVPREEHFDIAVASEIMAILCLSKSIDELKQKIGAVFVGKTDTGEAVYLKSLGISGAAAALLKDAIRPNLVQTLEKTPAFVHGGPFANIAHGCNSINATLCALALSEYTVTEAGFAADLGAEKFMDIKCTAADIAPDAAVVVATVRALKMHGGVPKAKLGENNIPALLRGFENLKVHVENVRKFGVPVIVAVNRFASDTQEELDALCGACRNLSGNGEYKVEAVVCESWEKGGRGSEKLAEAVVALCKTEKSRFKPLYKPEDSFIEKLENLALNIYRADKLDIAPAALKKMREYTDMGFGNLPVCVAKTQNSISHDKNLIGAPAHYTFPIRDVQLKSGAGFLVAYAGDIMSMPGLPKIPAACSIDVDNGGHISGLF